In a genomic window of Phragmites australis chromosome 14, lpPhrAust1.1, whole genome shotgun sequence:
- the LOC133891400 gene encoding uncharacterized protein LOC133891400 yields the protein MLAYLLHAPTASPYPLSLRSPAAAAKTPFLPSLVRTPPPRRAAAFSAAAAVPIAASLLEGPVLVWAGRLCLYYALLQVGLAGSPRNPFLSHEIGGEDGAGGSDLGFSKWAEKLRGGASGENEAQDKRKLVSKWRPTTKGTLKRTYRVRSTEEGRRLLKEIASVLSQDDHFVDASTHKGCQIRRESAHGESVCCYNVRALFDELPTPHLVLEVTPFPAGSLTDNDYRKAERLEMVLRLSASI from the exons ATGCTCGCCTACCTCCTCCACGCCCCCACCGCCTCCCCTTACCCCCTCTCCCTccgctcgccggcggcggccgcgaagacccccttcctcccctccctcgtCCGCACTCCCCCTCCGAGGCGCGCCGCCGCGTtctccgcggccgccgcggtCCCCATCGCGGCGTCGCTGCTCGAGGGCCCCGTGCTGGTCTGGGCCGGCCGGCTCTGCCTCTACTACGCGCTCCTCCAGGTCGGGCTCGCCGGCTCGCCGCGCAACCCCTTCCTCTCCCACG AGATCGGCGGCGAGGACGGCGCCGGGGGCAGCGACCTAGGGTTCTCCAAGTGGGCAGAGAAGCTCCGTGGCGGCGCCTCAG GTGAAAACGAAGCTCAGGATAAGAGGAAGCTAGTTAGCAAATGGAGGCCAACGACCAAAGGCACACTGAAGAGAACTTACCGAGTTCGATCAACGGAAGAAGGCAGGCGGCTTCTTAAAGAGATTGCTTCAGTTCTGTCCCAAGATGACCACTTTGTGGATGCTTCCACTcacaag GGTTGCCAAATAAGGAGGGAAAGTGCTCATGGAGAGAGCGTGTGCTGCTACAACGTAAGAGCTTTGTTCGATGAGCTTCCTACTCCTCACCTGGTTCTGGAGGTTACACCTTTTCCTGCTGGATCTCTTACTGATAATGACTACCGCAAGGCCGAGAGGCTTGAGATGGTGCTGAGGTTGAGTGCTTCCATTTAA